The following proteins are encoded in a genomic region of Methanoculleus oceani:
- the dcd gene encoding dCTP deaminase: MILVDWQIEDRIRRGHIKVDPFEPGLIQPNSLDIRLGSHFVWYVPGDTVIDPFEKETVCLNTEETVADSIVLAPGQFLLAETLESIELPDDIVASIEGKSSIARLGVELHQTGGWIDAGFRGTITLEMCNVNSRPVRVYAGMPIGQLVFYRTDRAARPYNMKCDAKYMDQRQATLSRYPDNARRA, from the coding sequence ATGATTCTTGTCGACTGGCAGATAGAAGACCGCATCAGACGCGGGCACATCAAGGTTGACCCCTTCGAGCCCGGCCTGATCCAGCCCAACTCCCTGGATATCAGGCTCGGTTCCCACTTCGTCTGGTACGTTCCGGGAGATACCGTGATCGATCCTTTCGAGAAGGAGACCGTCTGCTTGAACACGGAGGAGACGGTGGCCGACTCGATCGTTCTTGCTCCCGGGCAGTTCCTCCTTGCCGAGACCCTGGAATCGATCGAGCTTCCCGACGACATCGTCGCAAGCATCGAGGGGAAGAGCAGCATCGCGCGTCTCGGGGTCGAACTCCACCAGACGGGAGGCTGGATCGATGCGGGATTCAGGGGGACGATCACGCTCGAGATGTGCAACGTGAACTCCCGGCCGGTCCGGGTCTACGCGGGGATGCCGATCGGGCAGCTGGTCTTCTACCGCACGGATCGCGCCGCGCGCCCGTACAACATGAAGTGCGACGCAAAGTACATGGACCAGCGGCAGGCGACCCTCTCCCGCTACCCCGATAATGCGCGCCGCGCGTGA
- a CDS encoding threonine--tRNA ligase gives MRLLLIHSDHIEYETRKKTKVAEEDAVPKDALDEALAVFCAVESVDEENIEDAVRQAVDEIVTTARQLGTTNIMIYPYAHLSSDLASPEAAVSALKGIEEGLVGKDGFVVKRAPFGWYKAFSLSCKGHPLSELSRTIVPGEGAAAEKKEILHEFFVFTPNGERRDAADYAKENTPFASLVRKELGYPGPDGVEPVHVDLMRAKELVEYEPRSDVGHHRWMPRGKLIRDLLSDYVLARVLDYGGMPVETPVMYDLGDKAIAEHAAKFGERQYRFKSGNRDMMLRFAACFGMFSIMHDMHISPNTLPMKLYELSTYSFRHEQKGEVIGLKRLRAFTMPDMHTLCRDVDGALKAFEEQLVIGWKSGEDLETPLVGVFRCTRDFFDQYELWVKEIVAKSGVPMLIEVLSERVHYWIAKVDLAAIDAQGRPIENPTVQIDVESADRFDIKYYAPDGTEVHPPILHCSPTGSIERVICAMLESTAAQEVPSFPTWLAPTQVRLVPVAERHVCFAEEIGTRLNAAGIRADVDDRDESVNKKIREAGMDWVPYVAVIGDQEAETGRLMVTIRKLSEKKKPYKETMSETELIQAVKLETAGKPFRPLYTPKALSRKPRFI, from the coding sequence ATGCGACTTCTTCTGATCCACTCTGATCATATCGAATACGAGACCCGGAAGAAGACGAAGGTCGCCGAAGAGGATGCCGTCCCAAAGGACGCCCTCGATGAGGCGCTCGCCGTCTTCTGCGCGGTTGAGTCCGTCGACGAGGAGAACATCGAGGACGCCGTCAGGCAGGCGGTGGACGAGATCGTCACCACCGCCCGGCAGCTCGGCACTACCAATATCATGATTTACCCCTACGCCCACCTCTCCTCCGACCTTGCATCGCCGGAAGCGGCTGTGAGCGCTCTTAAGGGCATCGAGGAGGGGCTCGTCGGGAAGGACGGCTTTGTCGTGAAACGGGCGCCGTTCGGCTGGTACAAGGCCTTCTCGCTCTCCTGCAAGGGTCACCCGCTTTCGGAACTCTCCCGGACGATCGTCCCGGGCGAAGGAGCGGCCGCCGAAAAGAAGGAGATCCTGCACGAGTTCTTCGTCTTCACCCCCAACGGGGAGCGGAGAGACGCGGCCGACTACGCGAAGGAGAACACCCCCTTCGCTTCCCTGGTCCGGAAGGAACTCGGGTATCCGGGGCCTGACGGGGTCGAGCCGGTTCACGTCGACCTGATGCGTGCGAAGGAACTCGTGGAGTACGAGCCGCGCTCGGACGTCGGGCACCACCGCTGGATGCCCCGGGGCAAGCTGATCCGGGACCTTCTTTCCGATTACGTCCTCGCACGGGTGCTCGATTACGGCGGGATGCCGGTGGAGACCCCGGTGATGTACGATCTCGGCGATAAGGCGATCGCGGAGCACGCCGCCAAGTTCGGGGAACGGCAGTACCGGTTCAAGAGCGGCAACCGCGACATGATGCTCCGGTTCGCGGCGTGTTTCGGGATGTTCTCGATCATGCACGACATGCACATCTCTCCAAACACCCTTCCGATGAAACTCTACGAACTCTCGACCTACTCGTTCCGGCACGAGCAGAAGGGCGAGGTGATCGGGCTGAAGCGCCTCCGCGCCTTCACGATGCCCGATATGCACACCCTCTGCCGGGACGTGGACGGCGCGCTGAAGGCCTTTGAGGAGCAGCTCGTGATAGGCTGGAAGAGCGGCGAAGACCTCGAAACCCCGCTCGTGGGAGTCTTCCGGTGCACCCGGGACTTCTTCGACCAGTACGAACTCTGGGTGAAGGAGATCGTCGCGAAGTCGGGCGTGCCGATGCTGATCGAGGTCCTCTCGGAGCGGGTCCACTACTGGATCGCAAAGGTCGACCTCGCGGCGATCGACGCACAGGGCAGGCCGATCGAGAACCCGACGGTCCAGATCGACGTCGAGAGCGCGGACCGGTTCGATATCAAGTATTACGCCCCGGACGGGACGGAGGTTCACCCCCCGATCCTCCACTGCTCGCCGACGGGCTCGATCGAGCGGGTGATCTGCGCGATGCTCGAGAGCACCGCTGCACAGGAAGTCCCCTCGTTCCCGACCTGGCTCGCCCCGACCCAGGTCAGGCTGGTGCCGGTGGCGGAGCGGCACGTCTGCTTTGCCGAGGAGATCGGCACCCGGCTGAACGCAGCCGGCATCCGGGCAGACGTCGACGACCGGGACGAGAGCGTGAACAAGAAGATCCGCGAGGCCGGGATGGACTGGGTGCCCTACGTCGCGGTGATCGGCGACCAGGAAGCCGAGACCGGCCGGCTCATGGTCACCATCCGGAAGCTCTCGGAGAAGAAGAAGCCCTACAAGGAGACGATGAGCGAGACCGAGCTCATCCAGGCGGTCAAGCTCGAGACCGCCGGAAAGCCCTTCCGGCCGCTT